Proteins encoded in a region of the Candidozyma auris chromosome 7, complete sequence genome:
- the IDH1 gene encoding isocitrate dehydrogenase (NAD(+)) IDH1 has protein sequence MLRPFSRSARTLATFASPESVLPKKYGGTYTVTLVPGDGIGKEITDSVQTIFKDQRVPIEWEVVDVSGLSEDNQGVTEAVNSLKRNKVGLKGILYTPTNKTNKSLNVALRKELDIYASLVLIKNIPGVKSRLDGIDFALVRENTEGEYSGLEHQSVPGVVESLKIMTRFKSERIAKFAFDFAKKNNRQLVTAIHKANIMKLGDGLFRTTVKDVGQDYPGIEVNDLIVDNASMQAVAKPQQFDVLVTPNLYGSILSNIGAALIGGPGLVPGANFGREYAVFEPGCRHVGLDIKGQNTANPTAMILSASMLLRHLGLNTHADKISQATYDVIAEGKVRTRDIGGTSTTTEFTDAILAKLNA, from the exons ATGTTGAGACCTTTTTCCAGAAGC GCACGTACTCTTGCAACATTTGCCTCTCCTGAGTCTGTGTTGCCTAAGAAATATGGAGGCACTTATACTGTTACTTTAGTTCCAGGTGACGGTATTGGTAAAGAAATCACCGACTCTGTCCAGACTATTTTTAAGGATCAGCGAGTACCTATTGAATgggaagttgttgatgtctCAGGTTTGAGTGAAGACAACCAAGGAGTCACTGAAGCTGTGAATTCTTTGAAAAGGAATAAGGTTGGTTTGAAGGGAATTTTGTATACCCCAACCAATAAGACCAACAAATCCTTAAATGTCGCATTGAGGAAGGAGTTGGACATCTACGCATCATTAGTCTTGATTAAGAACATTCCAGGTGTAAAATCAAGATTGGATGGTATTGATTTTGCATTGGTGAGAGAAAACACTGAAGGTGAATACTCGGGATTAGAACATCAGTCTGTTCCTGGTGTCGTTGAATCCTTGAAAATCATGACTAGATTCAAGTCTGAAAGAATTGCAAAATTTGCCTTCGATTTcgcaaagaagaacaacagACAATTGGTTACCGCGATCCACAAAGCAAACATCATGAAGTTGGGTGATGGATTGTTCAGAACAACTGTCAAAGATGTTGGTCAAGATTACCCTGGTATAGAGGTAAACGATTTGATTGTTGACAATGCTTCAATGCAAGCAGTGGCCAAGCCTCAGCAATTTGATGTGTTAGTTACTCCCAACTTGTACGGATCGATTCTTTCGAATATTGGTGCCGCGTTGATCGGTGGTCCTGGTTTGGTTCCAGGTGCGAACTTCGGAAGAGAGTACGCTGTTTTTGAGCCTGGTTGCAGACACGTTGGCTTGGACATCAAGGGTCAGAATACAGCCAACCCAACTGCCATGATTTTGTCTGCCTCAATGTTGTTGAGGCATTTGGGATTAAACACTCATGCAGACAAGATTTCGCAAGCTACCTATGATGTCATTGCCGAAGGAAAGGTGAGAACAAGAGATATCGGTGGTACGTCAACTACCACTGAGTTCACTGATGCtattttggccaagttgaacgcATAG